A single window of Oenanthe melanoleuca isolate GR-GAL-2019-014 unplaced genomic scaffold, OMel1.0 S001, whole genome shotgun sequence DNA harbors:
- the LOC130266086 gene encoding leucine zipper protein 1-like isoform X1: MAQFFAGAVAFCVLEKATVAIIDKICNEYNRREREKTTKDLESKMSKDFQDLKNKMEALLKDFKELEGSTQNDVQLLRQKVEKIQGKKEKERARVLESRLRKNVRQLSQRIQSLEEDVENWPMTIKYKLQVRREELEKIQGMNVENIALALENMLQKNKRQLSQKIQAIEEDINECLDTMKYELQVFKEELEEKIQGTKEKNLPMVMSSSIELEMWLLLQRIKTHTFGKLKCSEIREHELEIFRKMLEKIQGRKKE; this comes from the exons ATGGCTCAATTTTTTG CAGGTGCAGTAGCTTTCTGTGTGCTTGAGAAAGCCACAGTAGCGATAATCGACAAGATATGCAACGAATACA acaggagagagagagagaagacCACAAAGGATCTGGAATCCAAGATGAGCAAGGACTTCCAGGACCTCAAGAATAAAATGGAAGCTCTGCTTAAAGATTTCAAAGAATTGGAGGGCTCTACGCAGAATGACGTTCAGCTCCTAAGACAAAAGGTGGAGAAGATCCAAG gaaagaaggagaaggaaagggcaCGGGTCCTGGAATCCAGGTTGAGGAAGAATGTCCGGCAGCTCTCCCAAAGAATTCAGTCTCTGGAAGAAGATGTAGAGAATTGGCCAATGACCATAAAGTATAAGCTTCAGGTTCGCagagaagagctggagaagaTCCAAG GAATGAATGTGGAGAATATTGCATTAGCCCTGGAGAACATGTTGCAGAAGAACAAACGACAGCTCTCTCAAAAAATTCAGGCTATTGAAGAGGATATAAATGAATGTCTGGATACCATGAAGTATGAGCTTCAGGTTTTCAaagaagagctggaggagaagatCCAAG GGACAAAGGAGAAGAACTTGCCAATGGTGATGTCGTCCAGTATAGAGCTAGAAATGTGGCTGCTCCTCCAAAGAATTAAAACTCATACTTTCGGTAAACTGAAATGCTCGGAGATCAGAGAGCATGAGCTtgagattttcagaaaaatgctggAGAAAATCCAAG gaaggaagaaggagtAG
- the LOC130266086 gene encoding leucine zipper protein 1-like isoform X2 yields the protein MAQFFVAIIDKICNEYNRREREKTTKDLESKMSKDFQDLKNKMEALLKDFKELEGSTQNDVQLLRQKVEKIQGKKEKERARVLESRLRKNVRQLSQRIQSLEEDVENWPMTIKYKLQVRREELEKIQGMNVENIALALENMLQKNKRQLSQKIQAIEEDINECLDTMKYELQVFKEELEEKIQGTKEKNLPMVMSSSIELEMWLLLQRIKTHTFGKLKCSEIREHELEIFRKMLEKIQGRKKE from the exons ATGGCTCAATTTTTTG TAGCGATAATCGACAAGATATGCAACGAATACA acaggagagagagagagaagacCACAAAGGATCTGGAATCCAAGATGAGCAAGGACTTCCAGGACCTCAAGAATAAAATGGAAGCTCTGCTTAAAGATTTCAAAGAATTGGAGGGCTCTACGCAGAATGACGTTCAGCTCCTAAGACAAAAGGTGGAGAAGATCCAAG gaaagaaggagaaggaaagggcaCGGGTCCTGGAATCCAGGTTGAGGAAGAATGTCCGGCAGCTCTCCCAAAGAATTCAGTCTCTGGAAGAAGATGTAGAGAATTGGCCAATGACCATAAAGTATAAGCTTCAGGTTCGCagagaagagctggagaagaTCCAAG GAATGAATGTGGAGAATATTGCATTAGCCCTGGAGAACATGTTGCAGAAGAACAAACGACAGCTCTCTCAAAAAATTCAGGCTATTGAAGAGGATATAAATGAATGTCTGGATACCATGAAGTATGAGCTTCAGGTTTTCAaagaagagctggaggagaagatCCAAG GGACAAAGGAGAAGAACTTGCCAATGGTGATGTCGTCCAGTATAGAGCTAGAAATGTGGCTGCTCCTCCAAAGAATTAAAACTCATACTTTCGGTAAACTGAAATGCTCGGAGATCAGAGAGCATGAGCTtgagattttcagaaaaatgctggAGAAAATCCAAG gaaggaagaaggagtAG